CTTGGACGTATCGATCAGATCCTCGCGCAGCGCACCGAGAATGCCGTTGCGCGCCGCACAGACCTTCACGCCCTTGGCGCGCGCAGCCTCGATCACGCCTGCGGCAGTGGCATTGATCACGGCGGTGACGCCGCCGGACTGGGCATAAAGCAGGCGACCTGAGGGTTGTGACGTCGACTTTGTCATGGGTGTATCAGTCCGGTAGGGCGAGGTTGCCTTGCTCATCAAACACGAAGTACGGGTTGAAAGCGAACTCCCACAAATGACCGTCCGGATCCGCGATATAGCCGGAATAGCCACCCCAGAAGACCTTTTGTGGCGACTTGATGGCCGTGGCGCCAGCGGCTACCGCGGCGTTGAAACATTGATCCACCTCGGGCTTGGAGCTGGCATTGCGCGCGAGTGAGATCGCGGCGAAGCCGCTGGGCTGATCTTCGACCTGGGCATCTTCCGCCAGCGCCTAGCGGCCATACAGGGCCAGCACGCCCGCGGCGCCTTTCAGGAAGACGATGCCCTCATTGCTGGCGGACGACGCCTTCCAGCCCAGCGCTTCGTAAAAACGCCGGGAGCGTACAAGGTCGCTCACGCCAAGCGTCACGATATGAATCCGGGGAATTGACATGGCAGATCCTTTCGTCAGTCGGGATAGCGGGCCCGTCGTCGGCCTTCGATGTGTCCTTTGCGGCTATCGTGTGTCGTCAAGTATCCGTTTTGCAACAATGACTTGGCGCGAAATGTCGGCGATGCTCGTTTGACGGGACACGTCGCAGAAGTTAATTTGCAGGCCACTATCTTGAATCCAACGGGTGCCGCAGCGTGCGGTGGCTCGTGGATACCTTGGAGCATTATGCGACTCGTCCTACTCGGTCCGCCCGGCTCGGGCAAAGGCACCCAGGCCGCACGGCTGAAGGTGGAACTCGGCGTACCGCACATCTCGACCGGCGACATGCTTCGCGCGGCGGTGGCAGCTGGCACGCCGCAGGGCCTGAAAGCCAAGGAAGTGATGAACGCCGGCAAGCTGGTATCCGACGACATCCTGCTCGGCATGCTGGAAGAGCGTCTTTCCCTTGACGACGTCAAGAACGGCTTCATCCTCGACGGCTATCCGCGCAACCTGGCCCAGGCTGACGCGTTGGATCATCTGCTGGCCAAGATCGGCCAGCCGCTGGATGCCGTCGTGAAGCTCGATGTGCCCAACGAAGTGATCATTGGCCGCTGTGAAATTCGCTTCAAGGCGGAGCACCGCCATGACGACGATCCGGAAGTGGTACGCGATCGCCTGCACATCTACGCGGAGCAGACGGCACCGGTGGCGGATTTCTTCGCTCGCCGCGGCAAGCTGCAGGTGGTTGACGGCGTGGGCGAACTCGACGAGGTCACCTCTCGCGTCAAGCGCGCACTGTCCAGCAACACGGCAGCCGCCAACGGCTGATACTCCGGGCCGCCGCAGGGCGGCCCGATGTTTTCCGAGGCGGGATCTTGCTTCCCCGCCTCCAGGTTCCAGCCAACGGGTTACACATGCGCCTGCATATCCTCGGCATCTGCGGCACCTTCATGGGCGGCGTCGCCGCGCTGGCACGTGAGCTAGGACTCACTGTTGAAGGTTCCGACGCCAACGTCTATCCACCCATGAGCACCCAGCTGGAGTCGCTCGGCATCCGCTTGATGGAAGGTTATCAGGCCGACTACCTCAAGCCGGCTCCGGATCTCGTCGTGGTCGGCAACGCCATGGTGCGTGGCAACCCGGCGGTGGAGTACATGCTGGACGCACAGCTGCGCTACATCTCCGGGCCGCAATGGCTGGGTGATACGTTGCTGCAGGGGCGCGAAGTGCTGGCCGTGGCCGGCACGCATGGCAAGACGACTACCACCAGCCTGTTGGCGCATCTGCTGGAAAGCGCAGGGATGGCGCCCGGCTTTCTGATTGGCGGCGTGCCCGGCAATTTCGATGTCTCCGCCCGCGTCGGCAGCGGCAAGCCGTTCGTGATCGAGGCGGACGAATACGACAGCGCCTTCTTCGACAAACGCTCGAAGTTCGTGCACTACCGGCCACGCATCGCGATCCTCAACAATCTCGAATACGACCACGCGGACATCTTCCCGGACGTGGCTGCCATCCAGCGTCAGTTCCATCACCTGGTGCGCACGGTGCCGGGCAATGGCCGACTGATCGTCAATGCACATGACCAGCATCTGTTCGAAGTTCTGGCGATGGGCCGCTGGACGCCCGTGGAAACCTTCGGTATTGGCAAGGGTGACTGGCAGGCGGACTTGCTCGTCGCCGATGGCTCGGCCTTCGCCGTGCGCCACAACGGCGAGTTGATCGGCGAAGTGCACTGGTCCTTGCTGGGCAACCACAGCGTGATGAATGCACTCGCTGCGCTGGCCGCCGCGACAGCGGCCGGCGCGAATCCGCGCACCTTGCTGCCGGCCTTCGCAAGCTTCGAAAGCGTCAAGCGACGGATGGAGGTGGTGGGCGAGGTGGGCGATGTGCGCGTCTACGACGACTTCGCCCATCACCCCACGGCCATTGCCACGACGCTGGCTGGTCTGCGCGCCAAGGTGGGTGCATCGCGCATCCTGGTGGCGCTGGAGCCGCGCTCCAATTCGATGCGCCTGGGTGCTCATGCGGAAGCGCTGGCACCTTCACTGGCCGACGCCGATGCGGTGGTGTTTCTGCATCGCCCCGAGCTGGCGTGGGACGCGGGTCGCGTCACGGCCGCGCTGAATGGCCGCGGCAGCGCGGTGCCGACGGTGGATGCGCTGATCGGGGCGCTGCGTAGTCAGGCGCGCCCGGGTGACCACGTGGTGTTCATGTCCAATGGTGGTTTCGAAGGCGCGCCCAGGCGATTTGTCGAAGCGCTCAAGTCGTAGCGGCTCTAAGCACTGACTCCTTCGCCCCTCTGGGGAGAAGGTTGAGATGAGGGGCCGGTGCTCGCGAGTAAACGACTACAAAGCCGGTTTCCACCGAGTCTGATCGCAAGGTTGCCCCCTCACCCCAACCCTCTCCCCGCAGGGGAGAGGGAGCGTGCTTGCGCAACCCGCTAAACTTCTCCTCCATGGCGGCCCAAACGCATCTCATCGATCTGCCGTTGTTTCCCCTCGGCACCGTGCTCTATCCCGGAGGCCAGTTAACGCTGCGCATCTTCGAGCCACGCTATCTGGACATGGTGCGCGAGTGCGCACGCACGGGCAGCCCGTTCGGCGTGTGTTTGATCCTGCAAGGGCACGAAGTGGGTGAGCCAGCGATGCCGGCTGCCGTTGGCACCTTGGCTCGGATTAGCGACTTCCACAATCGCGAAGATGGCCTGCTGGGGATTCTTGCGGAGGGTGGCGAACGGTTTCGCGTGGCCAGGACGCGCGTGCGTTCCAACGGTCTGGTGCGCGGTGAAGTCGATGTGTGGGCGGAAGAGTCGACTCACTTGGTCCCGGTAGAGTTTGCGCTGCTGCAATCCATCCTGGAACGCCTGATCGAGACCATGGGGCCCCATTGGCGGCATGCGCCGCGTCATCTGTACGACGACGCCAGCTGGCTTGGTTTTCGCTTGGCGGAGCTGCTGCCACTGCACGACGACGAGCGCCAACGCATGCTGGAATTGACCGACCCTGTGCAGCGGCTCGGCGAGTTGCGCGATATCCTGCCGCGTTTCCAAAAGGCTTGATCATCGACGTCGTGAACGCTCGCATGGCTATCACGACCTGACGTTCTACACTCTTTCATTTTGGCGGAGACGCAGCTCATGGGCAGTCTGGCAGGCAAGACCTTGTTCATCACCGGTGCTTCGCGTGGCATTGGCCTGGCGATCGCGCTGCGCGCCGCGCGTGACGGCGCCAACATCGCCATTGCGGCCAAGAGCAGCGTGCCCAACCCCAAGTTGCAGGGCACCATCCATAGCGCGGCGGCGGAGATCGAGGCGGCCGGCGGCAAGGCCTTGCCGATCAAGTGCGACATCCGCGAAGAAGCCGAAGTGCAGGCTGCCGTCGCTGCCACCGTCGAAGCGTTCGGCGGCATCGACATCCTGGTCAACAACGCCAGCGCGATCTGGCTGGCCGGCGCGCTCGACACACCGATGAAGCGCTTCGACCTGATGCAGCAAGTGAATGCGCGAGGCAGCTTCCTGTGCGCACAAACATGCCTGCCACACCTGCTCAAGGCTGCCAACCCGCACATCCTCACGCTGGCGCCGCCACCGTCGCTCAAACCCAAGTGGTGGGCGCCGCATACCGGCTATACGCTGGCCAAGATGGGCATGAGCTTCGTCACACTGGGCCTGGCCGGTGAGTTCGGTTCCAAGGGCGTGGCGGTCAATGCACTGTGGCCGCGTACCATCATCGCCACCGATGCGCTCAATCTGATTCCCGGCGTGCCGCTGGAGCGTTGCCGCAAGCCGGCCATCATGGCCGACGCTGCGCACGCGGTGTTGATCCGCCCCGCCGCGGGTTTCGCGGGCCATTTCCTGATCGACGATGACGTGCTGCGCGAGGCCGGCATCACGGATCTTTCGCCCTACGCGATGGATCCGACTCAATCGCTGCTGCCCGACCTCTTTCTGGACTGATGGTCGTGGGGTGTCCGTTCTGCGCCATCGCGGCGGGCCGGTTGGAAGCGAGCGTGGTCGCGGAAACGGATGCTGCATTGGCTTTTCTCGACCTGCGCCAGGCGGTGCCTGGACACGTGCTGGTGGTGCCACGCCAGCACGTCGAGGACATCTACGCGATCGACCCCGCGCTCGCGGGTGACGTGATGCAGTTGGGTGTGCGCGTCGCGCATGCCTTGCGTACCGTGTTCGATTCGCCCGGCCTCAATCTATGGCAATCCAACGGCCACGCCGGTGGCCAGGAAGTGGCGCATTTCCACCTGCACGTCCAGCCGCGTCGCGTCGCCGATGGCCTGCTGCGC
This sequence is a window from Dyella humicola. Protein-coding genes within it:
- a CDS encoding VOC family protein; protein product: MAEDAQVEDQPSGFAAISLARNASSKPEVDQCFNAAVAAGATAIKSPQKVFWGGYSGYIADPDGHLWEFAFNPYFVFDEQGNLALPD
- a CDS encoding adenylate kinase; amino-acid sequence: MRLVLLGPPGSGKGTQAARLKVELGVPHISTGDMLRAAVAAGTPQGLKAKEVMNAGKLVSDDILLGMLEERLSLDDVKNGFILDGYPRNLAQADALDHLLAKIGQPLDAVVKLDVPNEVIIGRCEIRFKAEHRHDDDPEVVRDRLHIYAEQTAPVADFFARRGKLQVVDGVGELDEVTSRVKRALSSNTAAANG
- the mpl gene encoding UDP-N-acetylmuramate:L-alanyl-gamma-D-glutamyl-meso-diaminopimelate ligase; protein product: MRLHILGICGTFMGGVAALARELGLTVEGSDANVYPPMSTQLESLGIRLMEGYQADYLKPAPDLVVVGNAMVRGNPAVEYMLDAQLRYISGPQWLGDTLLQGREVLAVAGTHGKTTTTSLLAHLLESAGMAPGFLIGGVPGNFDVSARVGSGKPFVIEADEYDSAFFDKRSKFVHYRPRIAILNNLEYDHADIFPDVAAIQRQFHHLVRTVPGNGRLIVNAHDQHLFEVLAMGRWTPVETFGIGKGDWQADLLVADGSAFAVRHNGELIGEVHWSLLGNHSVMNALAALAAATAAGANPRTLLPAFASFESVKRRMEVVGEVGDVRVYDDFAHHPTAIATTLAGLRAKVGASRILVALEPRSNSMRLGAHAEALAPSLADADAVVFLHRPELAWDAGRVTAALNGRGSAVPTVDALIGALRSQARPGDHVVFMSNGGFEGAPRRFVEALKS
- a CDS encoding LON peptidase substrate-binding domain-containing protein, whose translation is MAAQTHLIDLPLFPLGTVLYPGGQLTLRIFEPRYLDMVRECARTGSPFGVCLILQGHEVGEPAMPAAVGTLARISDFHNREDGLLGILAEGGERFRVARTRVRSNGLVRGEVDVWAEESTHLVPVEFALLQSILERLIETMGPHWRHAPRHLYDDASWLGFRLAELLPLHDDERQRMLELTDPVQRLGELRDILPRFQKA
- a CDS encoding SDR family oxidoreductase, producing the protein MGSLAGKTLFITGASRGIGLAIALRAARDGANIAIAAKSSVPNPKLQGTIHSAAAEIEAAGGKALPIKCDIREEAEVQAAVAATVEAFGGIDILVNNASAIWLAGALDTPMKRFDLMQQVNARGSFLCAQTCLPHLLKAANPHILTLAPPPSLKPKWWAPHTGYTLAKMGMSFVTLGLAGEFGSKGVAVNALWPRTIIATDALNLIPGVPLERCRKPAIMADAAHAVLIRPAAGFAGHFLIDDDVLREAGITDLSPYAMDPTQSLLPDLFLD
- a CDS encoding HIT family protein; its protein translation is MVVGCPFCAIAAGRLEASVVAETDAALAFLDLRQAVPGHVLVVPRQHVEDIYAIDPALAGDVMQLGVRVAHALRTVFDSPGLNLWQSNGHAGGQEVAHFHLHVQPRRVADGLLRVYPHGLPAPTPRDALDRMAERIRLSLPPDGASPAPRSAS